The following proteins are co-located in the Desulfocurvibacter africanus subsp. africanus DSM 2603 genome:
- the purN gene encoding phosphoribosylglycinamide formyltransferase produces the protein MPLNLAVLISGSGSNLQCIIDRVASGALHADIRLVVSNRPEAFGLERARKAGIPTVVLPHGNYLDREDFDRALIAAIRDHGADAVAMAGFMRMVTPMFLQTFPGRVLNIHPALLPSFPGTHGQRDAAEYGVRIAGCSVHFVDEGMDSGPIIIQAAVPAFPTDNGETLGARILTMEHRIYPQALQWLSEGRLSAQGRKVFVAPAARSKAFIGEPGEYMVFPPLEEGF, from the coding sequence ATGCCCTTGAATCTGGCCGTACTCATCTCCGGGTCCGGCTCCAACCTGCAGTGCATCATCGACCGGGTCGCCTCGGGCGCGCTGCACGCGGACATCAGGCTCGTGGTCTCCAACAGGCCCGAGGCCTTCGGCCTGGAGCGCGCGCGCAAGGCAGGAATCCCCACGGTGGTTCTGCCCCACGGCAACTACCTGGACCGCGAGGATTTCGACCGCGCCCTGATCGCAGCCATCCGCGACCACGGCGCCGACGCAGTGGCCATGGCCGGATTCATGCGCATGGTCACGCCCATGTTCCTGCAGACCTTTCCAGGCCGGGTGCTGAACATCCACCCGGCCCTGCTGCCCAGCTTTCCCGGCACCCACGGCCAGCGCGACGCAGCCGAGTACGGCGTGCGCATCGCGGGCTGCAGCGTGCACTTTGTGGACGAGGGCATGGACTCCGGCCCCATCATCATCCAGGCCGCGGTGCCGGCGTTCCCCACGGACAACGGCGAGACGCTGGGCGCGCGCATCCTGACCATGGAGCACCGCATCTATCCCCAGGCCCTGCAATGGCTATCGGAGGGCCGGCTGTCGGCCCAGGGTCGCAAGGTTTTCGTTGCCCCGGCCGCACGTTCCAAGGCCTTCATTGGCGAGCCCGGCGAATACATGGTATTCCCTCCGCTGGAGGAAGGATTTTAG
- a CDS encoding DUF6538 domain-containing protein, with protein sequence MAGIARGSTHLFRQGNTYYFRYSVPVDLRPAIGRRELRYIIPLPWKLKPRIRRARKQQE encoded by the coding sequence ATGGCTGGCATCGCACGCGGATCGACCCACCTCTTTCGGCAAGGCAACACCTACTACTTCCGCTACTCAGTTCCTGTAGACCTGCGGCCTGCGATTGGGCGCAGGGAACTGCGCTACATTATACCGCTCCCCTGGAAATTGAAGCCACGAATAAGACGTGCGAGGAAACAGCAGG
- the cobA gene encoding uroporphyrinogen-III C-methyltransferase translates to MSIVYLVGSGPGDPGLFTVKGAELLMTADVVVYDWLAPKELLTWCREDAELIYVGKKGGDHTLPQDQINALLVQKAREGHEIIVRLKGGDPYMFGRGAEEVEELVAAGIAFEVVPGVTSAIAATAYAGIPLTHRDYASSVSFITGHEGEGKEETAHRWEALAKGTSTLVFFMGVKNLPTITQNLMDHGMDPDMPAALVHWGTTCRQRSFVSTLAKITDEAKNLGYKPPSLLVVGKVCLLKPKLDWFEQRPLLGKGVVVTRAREQASELLGTLQNLGACCYEFPTISIEPMDDYGPLEDAILRLQEYDWLVFTSVNGVEFFFKVLHEIGLDARALGGLEVAAIGPATAERLTGFGILPDFVPEKYVAEHVVQGLVELEIKGKKVLIPRAEKAREVLPEELSKAGAQVDVLPVYRTSLAASDPEEVRQALAEERIDYVTFTSSSTVDNFFKLVPAEEIKKHLGHLRLACIGPITAKTLQGYGFTPHIQPEEFTMPALVQAILEDAAQPK, encoded by the coding sequence ATGAGCATCGTCTATCTCGTTGGTTCCGGTCCGGGCGATCCCGGGCTTTTCACGGTAAAGGGCGCGGAGCTGCTCATGACCGCCGATGTGGTCGTGTATGATTGGCTTGCCCCCAAGGAGCTGCTGACCTGGTGTCGCGAGGACGCCGAGCTGATCTACGTGGGCAAGAAGGGTGGCGACCATACCCTGCCACAGGATCAGATCAACGCACTGCTCGTGCAGAAGGCCCGGGAAGGTCACGAGATCATCGTGCGCCTCAAGGGCGGCGATCCTTACATGTTCGGCCGCGGCGCCGAAGAGGTCGAGGAACTGGTCGCCGCAGGCATCGCCTTCGAGGTCGTGCCCGGCGTGACCAGCGCCATCGCGGCCACGGCCTACGCGGGCATCCCGCTGACCCACCGCGACTACGCCTCCAGCGTGTCCTTCATCACCGGCCACGAGGGCGAAGGCAAGGAAGAGACCGCGCACCGCTGGGAAGCCCTGGCCAAGGGAACCTCCACGCTGGTCTTCTTCATGGGCGTGAAGAATCTGCCCACGATCACCCAGAATCTCATGGACCACGGCATGGACCCGGACATGCCCGCGGCCCTGGTGCACTGGGGCACGACCTGCCGCCAGCGCTCCTTCGTGTCCACCTTGGCCAAGATCACCGACGAGGCCAAGAACCTCGGCTACAAGCCGCCCTCCCTGCTGGTCGTGGGCAAGGTTTGCCTGCTCAAGCCCAAACTCGACTGGTTCGAGCAGAGGCCGCTACTGGGCAAGGGCGTGGTGGTCACGCGCGCCCGCGAGCAGGCCAGCGAACTGCTCGGCACGCTGCAGAACTTGGGCGCATGCTGCTATGAGTTTCCGACCATCTCCATCGAGCCCATGGACGATTACGGCCCGTTGGAGGACGCCATCCTGCGCCTGCAGGAGTATGACTGGCTCGTGTTCACCTCGGTCAACGGCGTGGAGTTCTTCTTCAAGGTCCTGCACGAGATCGGCCTGGACGCCAGGGCCCTGGGCGGCTTGGAAGTCGCGGCCATCGGTCCGGCCACGGCCGAACGGCTGACCGGCTTCGGCATCCTGCCCGATTTCGTGCCCGAGAAGTACGTGGCCGAGCACGTGGTGCAGGGTTTGGTGGAGCTTGAGATCAAGGGTAAGAAGGTGCTCATCCCGCGCGCCGAGAAGGCCCGCGAAGTGCTGCCCGAGGAGCTGTCCAAGGCCGGCGCGCAGGTGGACGTGCTGCCCGTGTACCGCACCAGCCTGGCCGCCAGCGACCCCGAGGAGGTCCGGCAGGCCTTGGCCGAGGAGCGCATCGACTATGTGACCTTCACCAGCTCCTCCACGGTGGACAACTTCTTCAAGCTCGTGCCGGCCGAGGAGATCAAGAAGCACCTTGGCCATCTGCGTCTGGCCTGCATCGGCCCGATCACGGCCAAGACCCTGCAGGGTTATGGATTCACCCCGCACATCCAGCCGGAAGAGTTCACCATGCCGGCCCTGGTGCAGGCCATCCTGGAAGACGCCGCGCAACCCAAGTAG
- a CDS encoding glycosyltransferase family 2 protein, whose protein sequence is MPETVCLCTYTYNDAELTLELMRSVASWTRRPNEIVIVDDGSAKPFPDARIERVRVLRIPINSGPAKAKAYGLSACQGDIILSMDCDIRLDPEWLEHCLPSVREPDVGIVGSPVLNRAGKGLVAEYMAEFDNHQPRQGEVDLLTGGLWLMRREVWTQVGGLGRFAGRTHEDRAFCKRVREAGLKLMNDTHMPAKQVRRLSRFALVKRLWSLHGPGYLELAEQGGVETACAAVLGETQRRITQSLQKGQPLLVYMDLLFLGHGFLELCAFADERGLPAPATADLRLALERFLDTCPRLWAFLLDDLFRLGHRPALSGEATEPGAWIEYLHSLRSLLKAGALSFLELQGVPALAAEERAEHHFSFYEDL, encoded by the coding sequence ATGCCTGAAACCGTGTGCCTGTGCACGTACACGTACAACGACGCCGAGCTGACCCTGGAGCTCATGCGCTCGGTGGCGTCCTGGACCCGTCGTCCCAACGAGATAGTCATCGTGGACGACGGCTCGGCCAAGCCCTTCCCAGACGCGCGCATCGAGCGCGTGCGCGTTTTGCGCATCCCCATCAACAGCGGCCCGGCCAAGGCCAAGGCCTATGGCCTGTCCGCGTGCCAGGGCGACATCATCCTGTCCATGGATTGCGACATCCGGCTCGACCCGGAGTGGCTGGAGCACTGCCTGCCCAGCGTCCGCGAGCCTGATGTGGGCATCGTGGGCTCGCCCGTGCTAAATCGCGCCGGCAAAGGGCTCGTGGCGGAATACATGGCCGAGTTCGACAATCACCAGCCCCGGCAGGGAGAGGTTGATTTATTGACGGGCGGGCTCTGGCTAATGCGCCGCGAGGTCTGGACGCAAGTCGGGGGATTAGGAAGATTTGCCGGCCGCACGCACGAGGACCGCGCTTTCTGCAAGCGGGTACGCGAGGCGGGGCTCAAGTTGATGAACGACACGCACATGCCGGCGAAACAGGTGCGGCGGCTCTCGCGCTTCGCCCTGGTCAAGCGGCTATGGAGTCTGCACGGTCCCGGCTACCTGGAACTGGCCGAGCAGGGCGGTGTGGAAACGGCTTGCGCGGCCGTTCTGGGGGAGACGCAGCGTCGCATAACGCAGAGTCTGCAAAAAGGGCAGCCGCTGCTCGTGTATATGGACTTGCTGTTCCTTGGCCATGGCTTCCTGGAACTGTGCGCCTTCGCGGACGAGCGCGGCCTGCCGGCGCCTGCCACCGCCGACCTGCGGCTCGCCCTGGAACGCTTTCTGGACACCTGCCCCAGGTTGTGGGCCTTCCTGCTGGACGACCTTTTCCGCCTGGGGCACCGACCTGCCTTGTCAGGGGAGGCCACGGAACCTGGCGCATGGATCGAATACCTGCACTCCCTGCGTTCCCTGCTCAAGGCCGGCGCCCTGTCCTTCCTGGAGTTGCAGGGCGTGCCCGCCCTGGCGGCCGAAGAGCGCGCCGAGCACCACTTCTCTTTTTATGAAGACCTTTAG
- the amrA gene encoding AmmeMemoRadiSam system protein A, with protein sequence MAEFRFQLTDEEKVYLKNLVRQSIGRCLTKDDTPLPEPPTDILHEKLGLFVCLKIRGRLRGCVGHIVGDKPLYQTVAEMALCAAFEDPRFPPLTADELENAEIEISVLSPLTPCPDPAQVEVGRHGLLMRQGMRSGLLLPQVPVEWGWDRETFLRQTCAKAGLGSECWKDSRTAILWFEAEVF encoded by the coding sequence ATGGCCGAATTCCGTTTCCAGCTCACGGACGAGGAGAAAGTCTATCTCAAGAATCTCGTGCGGCAGTCCATCGGGCGATGTCTGACCAAAGACGACACGCCTTTGCCCGAACCGCCCACGGACATACTGCACGAGAAGCTCGGCCTCTTCGTGTGCCTCAAGATTCGCGGACGCTTGCGCGGCTGCGTCGGGCACATTGTGGGCGATAAACCGCTCTACCAGACCGTGGCTGAAATGGCCCTCTGCGCAGCCTTCGAGGACCCGCGCTTCCCGCCCCTGACCGCAGACGAACTCGAAAACGCCGAGATCGAAATTTCCGTGCTTAGTCCGCTCACTCCTTGCCCGGACCCGGCGCAGGTGGAGGTAGGCCGCCACGGCCTGCTCATGCGCCAGGGCATGCGTTCCGGCCTGCTCCTGCCGCAGGTGCCCGTGGAATGGGGCTGGGACCGCGAAACCTTCCTGCGCCAGACCTGCGCCAAGGCCGGCCTGGGTTCGGAATGCTGGAAGGACTCGCGCACGGCTATCCTCTGGTTCGAGGCCGAGGTATTCTAG
- a CDS encoding RNA methyltransferase: MLDNLRVVLVRTKYPENIGMAARACANMGCSDLVLVDPLNLDLDKALPLATAHARHILESVRVTHGLAEALADAHVVFGTTARTGGWRKSLVPPVEAGRMAAAELAKGKRMALVFGSEDKGLENEEIQMCGQLVTIPTAREMSSLNLAQAVLVLLYECFRQSQPAGHAAYDQVAERHATHAEQEALMANIQETLSAIDFLKPQNPDYWLLPVRRFFAKLDLRRSEFNMLMGICRQVRWIAGKAGKSTPDKNRQGES; this comes from the coding sequence ATGCTCGACAACCTGCGCGTGGTCCTGGTGCGGACCAAGTATCCCGAGAATATAGGCATGGCGGCCAGGGCCTGCGCCAACATGGGCTGCAGCGACCTGGTGCTGGTGGACCCGCTCAACCTGGACCTGGACAAAGCCCTGCCGCTTGCCACGGCGCACGCCAGGCACATCCTGGAGTCGGTGCGCGTGACGCACGGCCTGGCCGAGGCCCTGGCCGACGCCCACGTGGTCTTCGGCACCACGGCCCGCACCGGCGGCTGGCGCAAGAGCCTCGTCCCGCCCGTGGAAGCAGGCAGGATGGCCGCCGCGGAGCTGGCCAAGGGCAAGCGCATGGCCCTGGTCTTCGGGTCCGAGGACAAGGGCCTGGAGAACGAGGAGATCCAGATGTGCGGTCAACTCGTGACCATTCCCACGGCGCGGGAAATGTCCAGCCTGAACCTGGCCCAGGCCGTGCTCGTCCTGCTTTATGAGTGCTTCCGGCAGAGTCAGCCTGCCGGCCATGCGGCGTACGATCAGGTTGCCGAGCGCCACGCGACCCATGCCGAGCAGGAAGCGCTCATGGCCAATATCCAGGAGACGCTGAGCGCCATCGACTTTCTCAAACCCCAGAACCCGGACTATTGGCTGCTGCCCGTGCGGCGCTTCTTCGCCAAGCTGGACCTGCGACGCAGCGAGTTCAATATGCTCATGGGCATCTGCCGCCAGGTGCGCTGGATCGCGGGCAAGGCGGGGAAAAGCACACCCGATAAGAACAGACAGGGCGAGAGCTGA